The Lycium barbarum isolate Lr01 chromosome 10, ASM1917538v2, whole genome shotgun sequence genome includes a region encoding these proteins:
- the LOC132615741 gene encoding kirola-like, whose product MGVKGKLIGSVEVKCGGHLVHDIFHSKTHHIPNICPGKINHFEIQEGENIKIGSVVSWKYNDDGKDKTCKQVIEAVDPQSKTITWKVIGGDLLELYNSFTIITSCDHQWTTWTFVYEKKTEDIPEPLVLLGFVLHVTKDIEGHLLK is encoded by the exons ATGGGTGTAAAAGGCAAGTTGATTGGATCAGTAGAGGTGAAGTGTGGAGGACATTTGGTTCATGACATTTTTCACAGCAAAACTCATCATATACCGAACATATGCCCCGGTAAGATCAACCATTTTGAGATCCAGGAAGGTGAAAACATAAAAATTGGTTCAGTCGTGAGCTGGAAATATAATGACG ATGGAAAAGACAAGACATGTAAGCAAGTGATTGAAGCCGTCGATCCTCAGTCGAAAACAATCACTTGGAAAGTGATTGGAGGAGATTTGTTAGAATTGTACAATTCTTTCACTATTATCACATCCTGTGACCATCAATGGACTACATGGACATTTGTGTACGAGAAGAAAACTGAAGACATACCCGAGCCTCTTGTTCTCTTGGGTTTTGTCCTTCATGTGACCAAAGATATAGAAGGTCACCTTCTCAAGTGA